GCGCCCCAGGTCACGGCGTTGATCAGGGCGAGGTCGCGCGCGGAAAGTTGCGCCGAGGCTGGTTCGGCGGCGCCGCTAGGCGCTGCGGTAAGCGCAGCGAAAAGCAGCGAAGCGAGCGTAGAAACGCAATTCAATCTCGGCATGGCTATTCTCACTGAGCTCTGCCTGGATTGTCGCATTGGCAAGCTGAATTCAAAATGACTGAAGGCGGCGCCCTCGAGCTTAACGTCCCTGCCGACCGCTTGTGGGCAAATGCGCCCTAGCGGTGACGCTTTCGTCAGCCCGGTTGAGCCAGCAGACGCCCCGGCCGGAGCGGTAAGCAAAATCTTTCAGTTTCCAAACAATCCCTCCTAAATCCAAGTTAGTGTCGGACACGCGGATCCCGTCGTTTTGGCGAAATTGGACTCAATAATTATTGTTTTACAGAAACAAATTTCTATGTTATGAAACTTCCTCATGGAAGTCATTCCCTTCCCCGATTTGGCCAAAGCGCCATCTGGTCCGCAGACCCCTTCGCGTTGGGAGCGCATTTGCCGCGCGCTCGCTCTGGCGCTCGGCGTGGCTTTCATCGTTACGCTCCTCTTCGCCGTTTCGCTGGCGCTAGCGGTGATGTTCTACGACGGCCCAAACCTGCGTTTCGGCGTCGGCGGCCTGTCGCTGTTTGCGGGCGATTCGCCCGGCTCGGTGACGATGGACGCCTTTAGCGTGTCGCAACGGCTGGTCGGCGTAGCGCTGGTTCTCCTTCTCTGCGCACCCGCTGTTTTCATTCTGCACCAGGCGCGTTTGTTGGCGGCGGCCTTTTCGAAAGGGCGGATGTTTTCGGACGATTGCGCGCAAGGCCTGCGGCGCATTGCCTGGGGCTTTGTCGCCTACGCTTTCGCGCCGCCGCTTGCGCATGGGGTCGCCATTCTGGTCGGCATGACGGGCGATCCGATCTGGCTGCGTTTTGAATTCTTCGGCGCGCTCTTGCTGGCGGCTCTGCTAGCGCTTTTGGCGCAGGCGAACGCGCGCGCAGGAGCTATTGAACAGGATAGGGACGGGTTCGTGTGATGGGGATTGTAGTGCGGCTCGACGTCATGCTGGCCAAGCGGCGCATGCGATCAAAAACATTGGCGCAGCTAGTCGGCGTGACGGAGGCGAATCTGTCGCTTCTGAAATCGGGCAAGGTGAACGGCGTGCGGTTTTCGACGCTCGCCGCCATTTGCAAACATTTGCGCTGCCAGCCTGGCGACCTTCTTGAATATGAGGACGACGCCGAGGCGATCGAAGCGGCGGGCTAAATTTCACTTTACACGTTGGAGAACTCTCATGGCGCGGCTGGTTGCGCAGGCGATGTCGCTCGTCCTGATTTTGGTTTTATCTGTTTACGCAAGCGCCGCCCCGCGCAAGACAGCCGGAGCGCATTTCGAGAACGATGCCGGACGCATATTGCTCGACGTGCAAATCGAGACGCCGTCAGGACTGCGCACGGCGCTCGCGTGGTTCAACATGGGCATGGCCAAACCAATCGTGACGGAGGCGCTCGCGCGGGAAATCAGCCTCAATGAGACAGGAGCGCTCGTCGTACGTGTCGCTGGCCAGACGCTCGCGGCGCCATCAATCGAGGTGACGGTTGGCGATGACGGCTTCGGCCATCCAAGCTTTGCCCACCTGTTCGCGCCGCGGCTGGTGGAACTGATGCTGCCAGCCTCAATGCTGAGGGACTATATCCTAACGCTCGATTATCCCGCTCAAGTTTTTGCGTTACGGGCGCCCGAGACGGTCCGCCCCAAGGGGGTGGCGATTCCTCTCGCAATACATCCGCAAACTGGCCTTGCTGCGATTGCGGCCGATATTGGGGGACGGCGCGAAAACTTCGTCATCGACGCCGGCGCCGGCTATTCGTGGATGCGCGGCGATCTCGGCGATGCGCTCCTGCAAGACGATCCATCCCTGCTGCGCGCCACCGGCGCGGTCGGCCAGAGCAATTCCAATATGGTCGATTTCGATCTGGAAAAACGCGGCCGCCTGATGCGTGCTCCGCTCGTTCTTGTCGGTACGGACGCGCGGTTGGAGCTTGGCGCCGTCGGCTTTCTAGCAACGGCGCCTTTGCTGGGAGCTTTCGCGGAAAAGTTCACGGGCAATATTTTCTGGGGCGGCTTTGCAAGAGCCGCCCCGACAATCGATGGCGAACCTGTGGCCGGCTGGCTCGGCGCCAATGCGCTCCAGCCCTTCGTAATCACGATCGATTATCCCAACGCCGTGAGCTATTGGCGGCGCGTGGCGCCCGCCCTCCGCGGCGAGAACGACCAGCCCGCGCTGACCATTGTGCGCAGGCAAGGCGACTATTTGATCGGCGGCTTTGCGCACGACAATGCGCTAGACGGCAACATAGTAATCGGCGACTGCATCGAAAGCGTGGATGGTGTCCGTGTGCCAGGACTGTCGCGTGGTGCGGTTCTTGACCTTCTGCATGGCGTGCCGGGGGCTCCGAAACGCCTCGTCCTTGACCGACACGGCGCGCGTTACGAAATCCAGGCGCCCGTAGCCTCTTTCGATTGAGCTGCAACCCTGATGCCCTGCCTAGCGCGGGTTCGCGTCCAAGAAATAATAGAGCTCGACAGCGATTCCTCGTTCAGCGGGGCAAGACGCCACGCGGGCTTGTCGAAGCTTAACGTGCCGCGCTGGTCATTTTACGGTATGGTTTGCTTCAAATTGGAGGATTGCCATGCGTCTGAAGATAGTGGGCCTAATTTGCGCCGCGCTGTTTGCAACCGCCGGAGCTGCGCTCGCCGCAGTCCCTCCCTTGCGCTACGGGGTGAGCGCGCTCATCAATTCGCCCGTGCAGATGCCGGCGGTAGGAGCCGAACCACGTGTGCATTTCCAGCCGGGTGCGGAAGCATGCGCGGCCGAAGTCGCCGCGTTGTTGCCGAAAACGGTCACCGCAATCGAGGCCCAGCAATTGCGCAAGTTTGTCTCCGGGCCAATTGTCGGCGTCTATGCGACCGACGACGCCTATGCTCTCGCAAACGGGGTGGGGAGCGCGGGGCCGGCCGGGGTCACATTCACCGGTCGGCTGACACTTGCACCGCGTCTCTGCGGCGCAGACCATGCACGCTTGTCCGCCGTTCTGACGCACGAACTCTCACACGTGAATTTGCAGCAGAATCTTTCGTGGTTCG
This window of the Candidatus Gastranaerophilales bacterium genome carries:
- a CDS encoding DUF2975 domain-containing protein, with the translated sequence MEVIPFPDLAKAPSGPQTPSRWERICRALALALGVAFIVTLLFAVSLALAVMFYDGPNLRFGVGGLSLFAGDSPGSVTMDAFSVSQRLVGVALVLLLCAPAVFILHQARLLAAAFSKGRMFSDDCAQGLRRIAWGFVAYAFAPPLAHGVAILVGMTGDPIWLRFEFFGALLLAALLALLAQANARAGAIEQDRDGFV
- a CDS encoding helix-turn-helix transcriptional regulator; its protein translation is MGIVVRLDVMLAKRRMRSKTLAQLVGVTEANLSLLKSGKVNGVRFSTLAAICKHLRCQPGDLLEYEDDAEAIEAAG